The following are encoded together in the Aureibacillus halotolerans genome:
- a CDS encoding DUF3100 domain-containing protein gives MIGMQFIPVGSITLTLLPLVFAILITMVFGLPLFRKGILKTIYSKANVHFSSKYLIFIMLPLMARYGADVAPKIEEILSVGWVFLVQEIGSLGTVLLGLPVALLIGLKREAIGATLGLGREGELAYISEKYTLESKEGQGVLSLYIIGTLFGALFFSILAPVLLDLGFRVEALAMASGMGSGSMMTAASASLVARFPEMEQTILSYAAASQLLTSFLGTFTMVFLAVPLQRFMYNKLSKTKKAEVKEDAR, from the coding sequence GTTTATTCCTGTAGGGTCTATTACCTTAACGTTGCTGCCGCTCGTTTTTGCCATACTCATAACAATGGTGTTTGGCTTGCCGCTATTTCGAAAAGGCATCCTGAAAACCATTTACAGCAAGGCCAATGTGCATTTTTCAAGTAAGTATTTAATCTTTATTATGTTGCCGCTGATGGCACGTTATGGAGCAGATGTTGCTCCGAAAATTGAGGAAATTCTAAGTGTGGGTTGGGTTTTCCTCGTGCAGGAAATTGGAAGTCTCGGAACGGTGTTGCTCGGTTTGCCGGTCGCTTTGCTTATAGGGTTAAAGCGTGAAGCCATTGGCGCCACGCTTGGCCTCGGTCGAGAAGGCGAACTCGCGTACATTTCGGAGAAGTACACGCTCGAATCAAAAGAGGGACAAGGTGTCCTTTCCCTATACATTATCGGAACGCTGTTTGGGGCACTGTTCTTCAGTATTCTCGCCCCTGTACTTTTGGATCTCGGCTTTCGCGTTGAGGCGCTCGCCATGGCTTCAGGGATGGGCTCAGGAAGCATGATGACGGCAGCTTCTGCGAGCCTCGTCGCAAGATTTCCCGAGATGGAACAAACCATTCTCAGCTATGCAGCTGCCAGTCAGCTTCTAACCAGCTTCCTCGGCACGTTTACAATGGTTTTTCTTGCCGTCCCATTGCAACGTTTCATGTACAACAAACTGTCTAAAACGAAAAAAGCGGAGGTGAAGGAAGATGCTCGCTAA